The following coding sequences lie in one Synechococcus sp. CC9902 genomic window:
- the larC gene encoding nickel pincer cofactor biosynthesis protein LarC, translating into MTTLWVDAPTGLAGDMLLAGLLDLGVPISAIEEPLNSLGLAGTYRIDVVEARSGGLRGQRVSVTGLESQPPHRHWADIRQQIVEAPLSTALKDRVVAVFTALAEAESTVHGSSIESVHFHEVGAVDALVDVVGVCAALHQLNPSRICCSPLPAGRGTVRTAHGLLPVPVPAVLELARRHHVPLLQSPHVPEGELVTPTGLALMAVWADGFVPPARITPAMVGIGLGHRELDRPNLVRLLLGTDDPELADPELADQELRDIPRWQPLVVQEAWLDDATPEDLALLLERLREAGAVDVAAHPLVMKKGRSGHGVIALMEPDLAERVRQVWFNAGTSIGVRERLQGRWLLPRRIGLLDTPWGMLPAKQVKRPDGRFTVKPEADDLELMSRRTGCSVAELRMAAVAAPFISDADWSW; encoded by the coding sequence ATGACCACGCTTTGGGTCGATGCCCCCACCGGCTTGGCGGGAGACATGCTCCTTGCAGGTCTTCTCGACCTTGGTGTTCCGATCTCGGCGATCGAGGAGCCGCTCAACAGCTTGGGCCTGGCTGGGACTTATCGCATTGATGTCGTAGAGGCCCGCAGTGGCGGTCTGCGCGGGCAGCGGGTCAGCGTGACGGGATTGGAAAGCCAACCTCCCCATCGTCACTGGGCTGATATTCGACAGCAAATTGTTGAGGCGCCTCTCTCAACTGCTTTAAAAGATCGAGTCGTGGCAGTGTTTACAGCCCTCGCTGAAGCTGAATCAACTGTGCACGGCTCGTCCATCGAGTCTGTGCATTTCCATGAGGTGGGTGCTGTCGATGCCCTTGTGGATGTGGTGGGGGTTTGTGCGGCGCTTCACCAGCTCAATCCTTCACGGATTTGTTGTTCTCCTCTGCCCGCTGGACGAGGCACGGTTCGGACAGCCCACGGCCTTCTCCCTGTGCCGGTGCCAGCTGTGTTGGAGCTTGCCCGCCGTCACCATGTTCCGCTCCTCCAGAGTCCCCATGTCCCTGAGGGGGAGCTGGTGACTCCCACAGGTCTGGCCTTAATGGCCGTTTGGGCTGATGGCTTCGTGCCTCCAGCCCGAATCACGCCAGCGATGGTGGGTATTGGCCTAGGACACCGTGAGTTGGATCGCCCCAATTTGGTGCGGCTGCTGCTTGGCACCGACGATCCAGAACTTGCCGATCCAGAACTTGCCGATCAAGAACTAAGGGATATTCCGCGATGGCAGCCCCTCGTCGTTCAGGAGGCATGGCTCGATGACGCCACGCCAGAGGATCTGGCCTTGCTCTTAGAACGGCTGCGGGAGGCAGGAGCCGTTGATGTGGCAGCCCACCCGTTGGTGATGAAAAAGGGACGATCTGGCCATGGGGTGATCGCCCTAATGGAGCCGGATCTGGCAGAACGGGTGCGGCAGGTGTGGTTCAACGCTGGCACCAGCATTGGTGTGCGGGAACGCCTTCAGGGCCGCTGGTTGCTCCCACGCCGGATCGGATTGCTTGATACGCCTTGGGGCATGCTTCCCGCCAAGCAGGTCAAGCGGCCTGATGGTCGTTTCACAGTGAAACCCGAGGCCGATGATTTGGAGTTGATGAGTCGTCGCACCGGGTGTTCTGTGGCGGAGCTGCGGATGGCGGCGGTAGCGGCTCCATTCATCAGCGATGCGGACTGGAGTTGGTGA
- a CDS encoding tetratricopeptide repeat protein: MPHPKRMLLLGLSLVGASFLGWSLAASLSSQTSAITNRTDDDLQAEQLLDRLEAQGELAPNTRRTLLERLLAQGRFEDALRVLQPWRAEQPRSLKLALLSADLQRLTGDTDGALSELKQLLPLHPLDAEVLQLLLLVEQTNGNEKQALKDLQKRFNSQQPGIRLELGLLLADAQRQGGQPQAAADLYRQLANESPSDIRPPLALALLKRDEGKVEHVQALLHEARQQQTANGDNTDLIDQLAVSWGLDAARLHSAKSTIPTPMAAADRP; encoded by the coding sequence ATGCCGCACCCAAAAAGGATGCTCCTGCTGGGCCTCTCCCTTGTCGGCGCTTCATTTTTGGGCTGGAGCCTTGCCGCATCGCTCAGCAGCCAAACCTCTGCAATCACCAATCGGACGGATGACGATCTCCAGGCAGAGCAGCTCCTCGATCGCCTCGAAGCGCAGGGTGAGCTAGCGCCAAACACCCGCCGCACCCTGCTCGAACGCCTCCTTGCCCAAGGTCGTTTTGAGGACGCTTTACGAGTGCTCCAGCCTTGGCGTGCGGAGCAACCTCGTTCCCTCAAGCTCGCCCTACTGAGTGCCGATCTTCAACGACTCACTGGCGATACCGATGGGGCGCTGAGCGAACTCAAGCAACTCCTGCCCTTGCATCCACTCGATGCCGAAGTTCTGCAGTTGCTGTTGTTAGTGGAGCAAACCAATGGCAATGAAAAGCAAGCGCTGAAAGATCTTCAAAAACGCTTCAACAGCCAACAACCTGGAATCCGCTTAGAGCTGGGCTTGTTACTCGCCGATGCGCAACGCCAAGGGGGGCAGCCCCAGGCAGCTGCAGATCTGTATCGCCAACTTGCCAACGAATCTCCTTCTGACATCCGCCCTCCACTCGCCCTGGCGTTATTGAAACGCGACGAAGGAAAGGTTGAGCATGTGCAAGCGCTCCTTCACGAGGCACGGCAACAACAAACAGCCAACGGTGACAACACCGACTTGATCGACCAACTGGCGGTGAGCTGGGGATTGGATGCTGCCCGTCTGCACTCAGCAAAGTCGACAATCCCAACGCCTATGGCTGCTGCTGATAGGCCTTGA
- the xth gene encoding exodeoxyribonuclease III has translation MRIATWNVNSVRSRLDQVLSWLEQAQPDLLCLQETKVDDPLFPLQAFEAKGWRVHFHGQKSYNGVALVSRAPLDDVRCGFVGELDKDPEAFELGEQKRVISALIDGVRVVNLYVPNGSSLTSDKYPYKLKWLRCLKRYLEQPLQRGEPLCVVGDFNIALEARDMHDPDRLSGGIMASDPEREALQMALESGLQDVFRVFEPDGGHWSWWDYRTGAWDRDRGWRIDHIYLCDELLGLARSCVIHKQVRGNEKPSDHAPVSVDLDWPPSDDDESGDNETDDLLF, from the coding sequence ATGCGGATCGCAACCTGGAATGTGAATTCAGTGCGATCACGCCTGGATCAAGTGCTGAGCTGGCTTGAGCAAGCTCAACCGGATTTGCTGTGCCTGCAGGAAACCAAAGTGGATGACCCACTGTTTCCCTTACAAGCCTTTGAAGCCAAAGGATGGCGGGTCCACTTCCATGGTCAAAAGTCTTACAACGGCGTGGCACTGGTGAGTCGTGCCCCCCTCGATGACGTGCGCTGCGGATTCGTTGGAGAACTCGATAAGGATCCGGAAGCGTTTGAACTGGGAGAGCAAAAGCGCGTCATCAGCGCATTAATTGATGGGGTTCGCGTTGTAAACCTCTATGTGCCCAATGGCTCCAGCCTGACGTCTGACAAATATCCCTACAAACTCAAGTGGTTGCGCTGCCTCAAGCGCTATCTAGAGCAACCCTTGCAACGGGGTGAGCCGCTATGTGTCGTTGGGGATTTCAACATCGCTCTTGAGGCGAGGGATATGCATGATCCCGATCGACTCAGTGGCGGGATCATGGCCAGCGATCCCGAACGTGAAGCGCTGCAAATGGCCCTCGAAAGCGGCCTACAGGATGTCTTTCGTGTTTTCGAGCCGGATGGAGGTCATTGGAGTTGGTGGGACTACCGCACCGGCGCATGGGATCGAGACCGCGGCTGGCGGATTGATCACATTTATCTCTGCGACGAGTTGTTGGGGTTGGCCCGCAGCTGCGTGATCCACAAACAAGTACGCGGCAATGAAAAACCCAGCGATCACGCACCCGTGAGTGTTGATTTGGATTGGCCACCAAGCGACGACGATGAGAGCGGAGATAACGAAACCGATGACCTGCTGTTTTGA
- a CDS encoding FAD-linked oxidase C-terminal domain-containing protein — translation MSYDWAALERDLRRLLPARGVVSKRQELLSYDCDGLTLERQCPPLAVLPETTEQVAAVLRCCDAHSIPFVARGSGTGLSGGALVDEEALLVVTSRMRNVLELDLANHRVTVQPGVINSWVTRAVAGDGFYYAPDPSSQVVCSIGGNVAENSGGVHCLKYGVTSNHVLGLEVVLPDGSVTQLGNGLAESQELDLRGAFIGSEGTLGIATAITLRLLRAPECVNVLLADFETMESAGEAVRAVTAAGLLPAGMEIMDNVTINAVNDFFGYDEYPRDAAAVLLIELDGQEAEVQASAQRAEQLCRGAGARGLRRAEDPTECAVLWKGRKSAFSAVGKITPTYYVQDGVVPRSSLPLVLAAIERLSQEHGLPVANVFHAGDGNLHPLILYSAAEPNAEQRVKDLGAAILKECLAVGGSISGEHGVGADKRCYLDWMFAPEDLQTMGLLRRAFDPDNRANPGKVLPTPRTCGESAKRSVTLQSTVELF, via the coding sequence ATGTCCTACGACTGGGCTGCTCTGGAGAGGGATCTCCGCCGTCTACTCCCCGCCCGCGGGGTCGTTTCGAAACGTCAAGAGTTACTGAGTTACGACTGTGATGGTTTGACGCTGGAGCGCCAATGTCCACCCTTGGCGGTGTTGCCGGAAACAACGGAGCAAGTCGCTGCTGTTCTTCGTTGTTGCGACGCCCACAGCATTCCTTTTGTGGCGCGGGGTAGTGGAACGGGTCTGTCGGGAGGGGCTTTGGTGGATGAGGAAGCACTGCTCGTGGTCACGAGCCGCATGCGCAACGTGCTTGAACTGGATTTGGCAAACCACCGCGTCACCGTGCAACCCGGGGTGATTAACAGCTGGGTAACCAGGGCTGTCGCTGGCGATGGTTTCTATTACGCGCCGGATCCTTCCAGCCAGGTGGTCTGCAGTATTGGGGGCAACGTGGCCGAGAATTCTGGCGGTGTGCACTGCCTCAAGTACGGGGTCACCAGCAATCACGTGCTTGGTTTGGAAGTGGTGCTTCCCGATGGCAGCGTCACCCAGCTTGGTAATGGTTTGGCCGAGTCTCAGGAGCTGGATTTGCGCGGCGCCTTCATCGGGAGTGAGGGCACGCTTGGAATTGCCACCGCAATCACTCTTCGTCTGTTGCGAGCGCCGGAATGCGTCAACGTGCTGCTCGCTGATTTCGAAACGATGGAGTCTGCGGGTGAAGCGGTCCGGGCTGTTACAGCAGCGGGTTTGCTGCCAGCAGGAATGGAAATTATGGACAACGTCACCATCAATGCGGTGAATGATTTCTTCGGATACGACGAATACCCAAGGGATGCGGCGGCGGTGCTGTTGATCGAACTGGATGGCCAGGAAGCGGAGGTTCAGGCTTCCGCTCAAAGGGCTGAACAGCTGTGCCGTGGGGCTGGGGCCCGCGGACTGCGTCGAGCAGAAGATCCCACGGAATGTGCGGTGCTTTGGAAAGGGCGCAAATCCGCCTTTTCAGCGGTGGGGAAAATCACTCCCACGTATTACGTGCAGGACGGTGTCGTCCCCCGAAGCAGCCTTCCGTTGGTTTTGGCGGCGATCGAACGTCTCAGCCAGGAGCATGGACTTCCCGTGGCCAATGTGTTCCATGCGGGTGATGGCAATTTGCATCCGCTGATCCTCTATTCCGCTGCAGAGCCCAATGCCGAACAGCGGGTGAAGGATCTTGGTGCAGCAATTTTGAAAGAGTGTCTTGCTGTAGGGGGAAGCATTAGCGGCGAGCACGGTGTCGGAGCAGACAAACGCTGTTATCTCGATTGGATGTTTGCTCCAGAGGACCTGCAGACCATGGGGTTATTGCGACGCGCATTTGACCCTGATAATCGAGCGAACCCTGGCAAGGTTCTTCCTACCCCACGCACGTGCGGTGAATCCGCGAAGCGTTCGGTGACGCTTCAGTCCACTGTCGAGTTGTTTTGA